One window of Hydrogenimonas thermophila genomic DNA carries:
- a CDS encoding transposase family protein translates to MEPELLKILKEHISEQARPQGRQYSLPVIMFLSIIAILMGAKNPIEVYKWMKANAKRKEIKKLLGVEFIRIPGRSRLYDFFEIVDKDEL, encoded by the coding sequence ATGGAGCCAGAATTATTGAAAATTTTAAAAGAGCATATATCAGAACAGGCAAGACCACAGGGGAGACAGTATAGTTTGCCGGTAATAATGTTTTTATCGATAATAGCTATATTAATGGGAGCAAAGAATCCAATAGAGGTATATAAATGGATGAAAGCAAACGCTAAAAGGAAGGAGATAAAAAAATTACTAGGAGTAGAGTTTATACGAATACCTGGGAGATCAAGATTATATGATTTTTTTGAGATAGTAGATAAAGATGAATTAG
- a CDS encoding endonuclease/exonuclease/phosphatase family protein, protein MKNLIILFILSSFLLAKDFRVASYNVENLFDLQRSGSEYTEYIPFTKYGWNKRAFNIKVNNIAQVICDMKPDIIGLQEIESDYSLKALQIALKRCGLRMPYRAIANKKPSTVKTALLSKYPIIKKREIDPDGKLRSRNILEVLLNVAGRRLFIFVNHWKSRSGAESRRITSAKALMKRLLKLPKNSDYILLGDFNSNWDEYKTILRTPRLNDTNGITGINHILKTIKDDKLVTKFNIRWPYHYDLWLELPPEKRWSHNFFGKKSALDHIILPYGMFDNKGINYKDKTFHVFKPNYLIKRDGSIFRWQVSEKGYGKHLNRGYSDHLPIYAEFTTKPFILTTKKVEVESPSTKLEKNIAHISDLYNMPLGWKNITIPEAVVIYKKPPFAILKEPNDRAILVYKDINALRYSHKYKVLVKDLYEYRGLREITKLKVLKDLGKRYINNLLLKNFKDLNKKEYINEVVKKITGKYRDGYLYYKNGKKIKIYFKNGESIPVNNETVTLKNIRIGLYKNKPELVVE, encoded by the coding sequence ATGAAAAACTTAATTATTTTATTTATTTTATCTTCTTTTCTTTTAGCAAAAGATTTCCGTGTAGCAAGTTATAATGTGGAAAACCTATTTGACTTGCAAAGAAGTGGCTCAGAATATACTGAGTATATTCCATTTACAAAGTATGGATGGAATAAAAGAGCTTTCAACATTAAAGTAAATAACATAGCTCAAGTTATTTGTGATATGAAGCCTGATATTATAGGCTTGCAAGAGATTGAAAGCGATTACTCACTTAAAGCACTTCAAATAGCTTTGAAAAGATGTGGTTTAAGAATGCCATATAGAGCTATAGCGAATAAAAAACCATCTACAGTAAAAACTGCCCTACTCTCCAAATATCCTATTATAAAAAAGCGTGAAATTGATCCTGACGGTAAATTGAGAAGCAGAAATATTTTAGAAGTTCTTTTAAATGTAGCTGGCAGACGACTATTTATATTTGTCAATCATTGGAAGTCACGCAGTGGGGCTGAGAGTAGAAGAATTACAAGTGCAAAAGCTTTAATGAAACGACTTTTGAAACTTCCAAAAAATAGTGATTATATTCTATTAGGTGATTTCAACAGTAATTGGGATGAATATAAAACTATATTAAGAACTCCTAGACTTAATGACACAAATGGAATAACAGGTATCAATCATATTCTTAAAACAATAAAAGATGACAAACTTGTAACTAAATTTAATATAAGATGGCCTTACCATTACGATCTATGGTTGGAATTACCCCCTGAAAAAAGATGGTCTCACAATTTTTTCGGTAAAAAGAGTGCACTTGATCATATTATTTTACCATATGGTATGTTTGACAATAAGGGAATAAACTATAAAGATAAAACATTTCATGTTTTTAAACCAAATTACCTTATTAAAAGAGATGGTTCAATTTTCAGATGGCAAGTTTCTGAAAAAGGGTATGGTAAACATTTAAATAGAGGGTACTCTGATCATTTACCAATATATGCAGAGTTTACAACCAAACCATTTATTTTAACAACAAAAAAGGTTGAAGTAGAAAGTCCATCTACTAAATTAGAAAAAAATATAGCTCATATTTCAGATCTTTACAATATGCCATTGGGATGGAAAAATATTACTATTCCTGAAGCAGTTGTGATTTATAAAAAGCCTCCCTTTGCCATTTTAAAAGAACCAAACGATCGTGCAATTTTGGTATATAAAGATATAAATGCTTTAAGATACTCTCATAAATATAAAGTTCTTGTAAAAGATCTATATGAGTACAGAGGTCTTCGTGAAATAACAAAACTTAAAGTATTAAAAGATTTGGGTAAAAGATATATCAATAACCTTTTATTAAAAAACTTCAAAGATTTAAATAAAAAAGAGTATATAAATGAAGTAGTAAAAAAAATTACCGGAAAATATAGAGATGGATATTTATACTATAAAAACGGTAAAAAGATTAAAATATATTTTAAAAATGGTGAATCTATTCCAGTAAATAATGAAACCGTTACATTAAAAAATATCCGTATAGGATTATATAAAAACAAACCAGAACTTGTAGTTGAATAG
- a CDS encoding sulfite exporter TauE/SafE family protein, with protein MINLEISTIFTVALLGAFGHCIGMCGGFVLAYTAAKVDHQWSKTRQIIVHLLYSLGRVTSYMFIGALFGYLGQKVSFNMTTKGTLFISVGILMLLIGLSLIGKIKFLNSIESSIAQSSIFGKLFKAVIHSKSLMSFYFMGVLNGLIPCGLVYFFATAAIVAGSAVKGAIVMGVFGVATIPAMMGVGIFSSIIKGASYRQLILKIAAVVVMLFGLFTAYKGYIMITNPEVIKKKMHKMHQELKILPSQEK; from the coding sequence ATGATAAATTTAGAAATAAGCACAATTTTTACAGTCGCTCTTTTAGGTGCATTTGGACACTGCATAGGTATGTGTGGAGGATTTGTACTTGCATATACAGCTGCAAAAGTAGATCACCAGTGGTCTAAAACAAGACAAATTATTGTACATTTGCTCTACTCTTTAGGGCGTGTTACAAGCTATATGTTTATTGGTGCCCTGTTTGGCTATTTGGGACAAAAAGTCAGTTTTAATATGACAACAAAAGGCACTCTTTTTATAAGTGTAGGCATATTGATGCTTCTTATTGGTTTATCTCTTATTGGTAAAATAAAATTTCTAAACTCTATTGAATCTTCTATTGCTCAAAGTTCAATATTTGGCAAACTGTTTAAGGCTGTAATACACTCTAAAAGTCTTATGAGCTTCTACTTTATGGGAGTTCTTAATGGTTTGATTCCTTGCGGTTTGGTATATTTCTTTGCCACTGCCGCAATTGTAGCTGGTTCAGCTGTTAAAGGTGCTATTGTAATGGGAGTTTTTGGTGTAGCGACAATACCAGCAATGATGGGTGTAGGTATCTTCTCATCAATAATTAAAGGAGCATCATACAGGCAACTGATTTTAAAGATTGCAGCAGTTGTTGTAATGCTTTTTGGACTCTTTACAGCTTATAAAGGGTATATAATGATCACTAATCCTGAAGTGATCAAGAAAAAAATGCATAAAATGCATCAAGAATTAAAGATACTTCCATCTCAAGAAAAATAG
- a CDS encoding diacylglycerol kinase codes for MINKPKYSIWKNANYAIEGFFEVLKNETSFKIEIAITIVVWIGLFFAPMPFIAKSVLALSMFIVIIAELGNSAIERTVDLVTKEHHTLAKHAKDAGSAMVLFAVILTILIWIVTIYSTYFS; via the coding sequence ATGATCAATAAACCAAAATACAGCATTTGGAAAAATGCAAATTATGCTATTGAAGGTTTTTTTGAGGTTTTAAAAAATGAAACCTCTTTTAAAATTGAAATAGCCATTACTATTGTTGTTTGGATTGGTCTCTTTTTCGCTCCAATGCCTTTTATAGCTAAATCTGTACTTGCTCTTTCTATGTTCATTGTCATTATTGCCGAGCTTGGCAATAGTGCCATTGAACGCACTGTTGATTTGGTAACAAAAGAGCATCATACTTTAGCCAAACATGCTAAAGATGCAGGAAGTGCAATGGTCCTTTTTGCTGTAATTTTAACTATACTTATTTGGATTGTAACTATCTATAGTACCTATTTTTCTTGA
- a CDS encoding HD domain-containing protein has translation MIPNTDLFHKALRLASWAHYGQITKFGDPYITHPTAAAYEVTAAFMAGEKADLDLAVVTALLHDVVEKSDITLKDIKRDFGKAVAEGVSAMTKNVELPKEEQLRDSLMRILEQPKEIAMAKLADRISSMLPPPPEWEDSKIKTILENAKMIHQMLGESSKYLSKRLQQRIKCYENALEKRR, from the coding sequence ATGATACCAAATACAGATCTATTTCACAAAGCCCTTAGACTAGCATCGTGGGCTCATTATGGTCAGATTACCAAGTTTGGTGATCCTTACATCACTCATCCAACTGCTGCAGCGTATGAAGTGACTGCTGCTTTTATGGCAGGAGAGAAGGCTGATTTGGATCTTGCCGTGGTAACAGCACTGCTGCATGATGTGGTTGAAAAGAGTGATATAACCCTTAAAGATATAAAAAGAGATTTTGGCAAAGCGGTTGCCGAAGGCGTTTCGGCTATGACTAAAAATGTGGAGCTTCCAAAGGAAGAGCAGTTAAGAGATTCTTTGATGCGTATTCTTGAGCAGCCTAAAGAGATTGCTATGGCTAAATTGGCAGATAGAATAAGTAGTATGCTACCGCCACCACCAGAATGGGAAGATAGTAAAATAAAAACTATTCTCGAAAATGCCAAGATGATACACCAAATGCTTGGTGAATCTAGCAAATATTTGTCAAAAAGATTGCAACAAAGAATAAAATGCTATGAAAATGCTTTGGAAAAAAGAAGATGA
- a CDS encoding inositol monophosphatase family protein: protein MENLIKIVLEAGKLFQEGFNATKEVRYKGSVDLVTQYDVAVENLLKEKISKLLPEYTIIGEESSDEFTRATKAIYIDPIDGTTNFVHKIPVCAISVGIWIEGKAEIAIVYNPILNELFYAKRNDGAFCNGKKISVTSTDSLQRSLLATGFPYTKVEKGRDYRWVVKTMENLLPYTQDIRRLGAASIDLCYVANGIFDAFYECNLKPWDVAAGILLVEEAGGKVSNHKGEAYNLGDPIIVATNGCNHNALIEKLADYEEEV from the coding sequence TTGGAAAATCTAATAAAAATCGTACTAGAGGCAGGTAAACTGTTTCAAGAAGGCTTTAATGCTACAAAAGAGGTCCGTTATAAAGGAAGTGTTGACCTTGTAACACAATATGATGTAGCAGTAGAAAACCTATTAAAAGAGAAAATCTCAAAGTTGCTTCCAGAATATACGATTATTGGTGAAGAGAGTTCAGACGAGTTTACGCGTGCTACAAAGGCCATTTATATAGACCCTATAGATGGAACTACAAACTTTGTTCATAAAATTCCAGTTTGCGCTATATCTGTTGGAATTTGGATAGAAGGAAAAGCTGAGATAGCAATAGTTTACAATCCAATACTAAATGAACTCTTTTATGCAAAACGAAACGATGGAGCATTTTGTAATGGAAAAAAGATTTCAGTTACATCAACTGATTCGCTGCAACGCTCCCTTTTAGCAACAGGTTTTCCTTATACAAAAGTAGAAAAAGGACGAGATTACAGATGGGTTGTTAAAACTATGGAGAATCTCTTGCCTTATACACAGGATATTCGTCGTTTAGGTGCTGCTTCAATAGACCTTTGCTATGTTGCCAATGGTATTTTTGACGCTTTTTATGAATGTAATCTAAAACCTTGGGATGTAGCAGCAGGAATTTTACTAGTAGAAGAAGCTGGTGGTAAAGTTAGCAATCATAAAGGAGAAGCTTACAATTTAGGTGATCCTATTATTGTAGCAACCAATGGTTGCAATCATAATGCATTAATAGAAAAACTTGCAGATTATGAGGAGGAAGTTTAA
- a CDS encoding tetratricopeptide repeat protein, with product MEEKQYTLDEAIELYENEKYEESLKALKQHKKNAEAQYYLGMIYYEGFGVEKDIETAKYWFKRASRQGSLDGEYMLLCCEGNTTSCCKA from the coding sequence ATGGAAGAGAAACAGTATACGCTTGATGAAGCAATAGAACTTTATGAAAATGAAAAATATGAAGAGAGCTTAAAAGCACTGAAACAGCACAAGAAAAATGCAGAAGCACAGTACTATCTTGGAATGATTTACTATGAAGGGTTTGGAGTAGAAAAAGATATTGAGACAGCAAAATATTGGTTTAAAAGGGCATCACGACAAGGAAGTCTGGATGGTGAATATATGCTGCTTTGTTGCGAAGGAAATACTACAAGCTGCTGCAAAGCATAA
- a CDS encoding HIT family protein: MDHLYAPWRTEYITGEKIEGCVFCYISKHAELDEKSQVLFRDEYCFVVMNKYPYTPGHFMIIPHFHTDSLEKLDPKVWMRMSQLAQQGVAMLKDGFGAEGVNMGMNLGSAAGAGIAEHIHLHLVPRFSRDTNFITTIAETRVYSTDFQRIYEKLKGLATEYLK, encoded by the coding sequence ATGGATCATCTCTACGCTCCATGGCGGACTGAATATATTACGGGTGAGAAGATTGAAGGGTGTGTTTTTTGTTATATTAGTAAACATGCTGAATTGGATGAAAAGAGTCAAGTTCTCTTTAGAGATGAATACTGCTTTGTTGTTATGAATAAATACCCTTATACTCCAGGGCACTTTATGATTATTCCTCATTTTCATACAGACAGTCTTGAAAAGCTTGATCCTAAAGTTTGGATGCGAATGAGTCAGTTGGCTCAACAAGGAGTTGCTATGCTAAAAGATGGGTTTGGTGCTGAAGGGGTTAATATGGGTATGAATTTAGGTAGTGCAGCTGGAGCTGGGATTGCTGAGCATATACATCTTCATCTTGTACCTAGATTTTCTAGAGATACAAACTTCATAACAACAATTGCAGAGACTAGAGTTTACAGTACCGATTTTCAAAGAATTTATGAGAAGTTAAAAGGCTTGGCAACTGAGTATTTAAAATAG
- a CDS encoding TRAP transporter large permease, protein MIGVLMFLTALFFLLLGIPVAFAFGGVAILFALLFPWDVGLQVFELLPFRIYGIMQNFTLMAVPLFIFMGLVLEKSKMAEELLESMAKLFGPVRGGLAISTVLVGAVLAASTGIVGASVVMMGLITLPIMLKHNYDPKLASGTIVASGTLGQIIPPSVVLIVLGDVMYVSVGDLFKAAIVPGILLTMLYILYILILAWLKPSVAPAMKSEQIPYKELLVKALKAILPPLLLIVAVLGSIFAGIASPTESAAVGVLGAIVLSMLKRTFSFKTLRYATIETVKLSAMIFMILIGATAFSLVFNAFDGGDFVHQFFTEDLGGKWTFIIVTMILIFILGFFVDFIEISFIVVPILVPIAASFGIDPIWFAVLIAMNLQASFLTPPFGFALFYLKGAVGDKVTTGQIYKGVIPFILLQLTALAILMLWPKIIYLFD, encoded by the coding sequence ATGATTGGTGTGCTTATGTTTTTAACGGCTTTATTCTTTTTGCTTTTAGGCATACCCGTTGCTTTTGCTTTTGGTGGAGTTGCAATTCTTTTTGCACTCCTCTTTCCATGGGATGTAGGGCTTCAAGTATTTGAACTACTGCCATTTAGAATCTACGGAATTATGCAAAATTTTACTCTAATGGCAGTTCCTCTCTTTATATTTATGGGGCTTGTTCTGGAAAAATCGAAAATGGCAGAAGAGCTTTTGGAGTCAATGGCAAAACTCTTTGGACCGGTTAGAGGAGGTTTGGCGATCTCAACTGTTTTAGTGGGTGCAGTTTTGGCTGCCAGTACAGGGATTGTAGGGGCAAGCGTTGTTATGATGGGGCTTATTACACTGCCAATTATGCTTAAACACAATTATGATCCTAAATTAGCCTCTGGAACTATTGTTGCTAGTGGAACATTGGGTCAGATTATTCCACCATCAGTTGTTTTGATTGTTTTGGGTGATGTAATGTATGTGAGTGTCGGTGATCTCTTTAAAGCGGCTATAGTGCCAGGTATTTTGTTGACAATGCTTTATATTCTATATATCCTTATTCTTGCTTGGCTTAAGCCTTCTGTTGCTCCTGCAATGAAGAGTGAGCAGATACCTTATAAAGAGTTGTTGGTAAAAGCATTAAAAGCGATCCTTCCTCCACTACTTTTGATCGTTGCAGTATTAGGCTCAATCTTTGCCGGAATTGCCAGTCCTACCGAATCTGCCGCTGTTGGTGTTTTGGGTGCAATAGTTTTAAGTATGCTCAAACGAACCTTCTCTTTTAAAACTCTTCGCTATGCTACGATTGAGACTGTAAAACTTAGTGCAATGATCTTTATGATCTTAATTGGTGCAACAGCTTTTAGTTTGGTTTTTAATGCTTTTGATGGTGGTGACTTTGTACATCAATTCTTTACAGAAGATCTTGGCGGCAAGTGGACATTTATCATTGTAACAATGATTCTAATCTTTATCTTAGGCTTTTTTGTTGACTTTATCGAAATCTCATTTATTGTTGTGCCTATTTTAGTACCAATTGCTGCCAGTTTTGGAATAGATCCAATATGGTTTGCTGTTTTAATAGCTATGAATTTACAAGCATCATTTCTTACACCGCCATTTGGCTTTGCTCTCTTTTATCTAAAAGGAGCTGTAGGCGATAAAGTTACAACCGGCCAAATTTATAAAGGAGTCATCCCCTTTATTTTATTACAATTAACAGCCCTTGCAATTTTGATGCTTTGGCCAAAAATTATTTATCTGTTTGACTAG
- a CDS encoding TRAP transporter small permease subunit gives MLKLSYWIDELSKWAGALGAIATFVLALLIVYDTSMRYIFNEGSVALQELEWHLFDILFLLGLSYALKHNKHVRVDLFYARMSAKFKEIVQIITMIFFVIPLGLLVVWFSWDFVLQSFLQGEMSPDPGGLCCRYIIKSFVIISFILLILQAISETIKAFYRMGELK, from the coding sequence ATGCTTAAACTTTCCTATTGGATTGATGAACTGAGTAAATGGGCAGGGGCATTAGGTGCTATTGCCACTTTTGTTTTAGCACTTCTGATCGTATATGATACTTCTATGCGATACATCTTTAACGAAGGTTCTGTAGCACTTCAAGAGTTGGAGTGGCACCTTTTTGATATTCTATTTTTATTGGGTCTTTCATATGCACTAAAACACAACAAACATGTAAGAGTAGATCTCTTTTATGCTAGGATGTCTGCAAAATTTAAAGAGATAGTGCAGATTATAACTATGATCTTTTTTGTTATTCCGTTAGGTTTGTTAGTGGTATGGTTTAGTTGGGATTTTGTGCTTCAAAGTTTTTTGCAAGGTGAAATGAGTCCTGATCCGGGTGGACTCTGTTGTCGCTATATCATTAAATCATTTGTAATCATTAGCTTCATTTTGCTCATACTGCAAGCTATAAGTGAAACAATCAAAGCTTTTTATCGTATGGGAGAGTTGAAATGA
- a CDS encoding Mur ligase family protein has translation MTLTLFLLISHILLVLSLGWYLATNLQWYSYKIERVILHHTKYHWHIIYFLIPLFAYYFTDIYFWIYFYFAYLPSLWLWNKKLDKKLVVTGRIKRFFALLLMLTVFQDILCLAKEACQVFGVILPLTMTVIGSMMIEKVLFHGFKIKAKEKLKKMDNLIIIGVTASYGKTSIKNFIAQILGNERKVYATPRSVNTLGGVMKDINDDLPEDTEVYIVEMGARGPGDIAEITEFVQPHYAVVGVIGPQHIEYFKTLERIRNTKMEILSSKRLEHAWVHTSANVKPYEKVTIFGDEIKNINATLEGVEFDLDLSQGTLHLHIPILGKFNAINVTAALHVANALSIPYEKAVTYAKTLQPVEHRLQRIEANGKVILDDSFNGNIDGMLNSFELASQHSGRKVLVTPGLVESDTELNEKVAKKADEIFDLIIVTGKINQETFKKIVDNEKLHILNDKSKMQELLAELTKPGDLILFANDAPNFI, from the coding sequence ATGACATTGACCTTGTTTTTACTGATATCACATATTTTACTTGTTCTTTCTTTAGGGTGGTACTTAGCTACTAACTTGCAATGGTACAGTTACAAGATAGAACGTGTAATTTTACACCATACAAAATATCACTGGCATATTATCTACTTTTTGATTCCGCTTTTTGCCTACTATTTTACAGATATCTATTTTTGGATCTATTTCTATTTTGCTTACTTGCCGTCTCTTTGGCTCTGGAATAAAAAACTTGATAAAAAGTTGGTAGTTACAGGACGAATAAAAAGATTTTTTGCACTGCTTCTTATGCTTACAGTTTTTCAAGATATTTTATGCCTTGCAAAAGAGGCATGTCAGGTATTTGGAGTAATTTTACCATTGACAATGACTGTAATTGGCTCAATGATGATAGAGAAAGTTTTATTTCATGGCTTTAAAATAAAAGCAAAAGAGAAGCTAAAAAAGATGGATAATCTTATCATCATTGGTGTTACAGCAAGTTATGGAAAAACAAGCATAAAAAACTTTATTGCACAAATTCTTGGCAATGAAAGAAAAGTATATGCTACACCAAGAAGTGTTAATACTCTTGGTGGTGTAATGAAAGATATAAATGACGATCTACCTGAAGATACTGAAGTTTATATCGTTGAAATGGGAGCAAGGGGACCTGGAGATATAGCTGAAATTACAGAGTTTGTTCAGCCACACTACGCTGTGGTTGGTGTCATAGGTCCTCAGCATATAGAGTATTTTAAAACGCTTGAACGCATAAGAAATACAAAAATGGAGATTTTGTCAAGTAAAAGATTAGAGCACGCTTGGGTACATACATCTGCTAATGTTAAACCATATGAGAAGGTTACTATCTTTGGTGATGAGATCAAGAATATCAATGCTACATTAGAGGGAGTTGAGTTTGATCTTGATCTGTCGCAAGGTACGCTTCATCTGCATATTCCAATTCTTGGTAAGTTTAATGCAATCAATGTAACAGCTGCTCTTCACGTGGCTAATGCTCTTAGTATTCCTTACGAAAAAGCTGTTACATATGCTAAAACTCTTCAACCAGTTGAACATCGTCTGCAACGTATTGAAGCAAATGGGAAAGTGATCCTTGATGATAGTTTTAATGGAAATATCGATGGAATGCTTAACTCTTTTGAACTAGCTTCACAACACTCTGGACGTAAAGTACTGGTAACTCCGGGTCTTGTTGAAAGTGACACTGAACTAAATGAAAAAGTAGCAAAAAAAGCAGATGAAATTTTTGATCTGATCATAGTAACAGGTAAGATAAATCAAGAAACTTTCAAAAAGATAGTTGATAATGAGAAACTACATATATTAAATGATAAATCTAAAATGCAAGAGTTATTAGCAGAACTGACAAAACCAGGAGATCTGATACTCTTTGCCAATGATGCACCTAATTTTATATAG
- a CDS encoding alpha/beta fold hydrolase, giving the protein MAVKPILYKGKTFKISYDMVNPSQKDTIIFLHGWGSNKEIMKQAFGNAFKEYKHIYIDLPGFGKSDNEIVLTTLDYANIVKEFLNAIKINPDVAAGHSFGGKVATLLNPDSLILLSSAGIVMPKPFKIRAKIAFFKLLKPFGGKFLRKFFVSQDAAGMPEHMYKTFKNVVDEDFEKVFSEFVHSALICWGKEDSATPLTAGKKIYNLMPNADFKVFEGDHYFFLKQKNEVIKTIEEFLIKRNRQ; this is encoded by the coding sequence ATGGCTGTCAAACCTATTCTTTACAAAGGAAAAACATTTAAAATCTCTTATGATATGGTAAATCCGTCACAAAAAGATACAATTATTTTTTTACACGGATGGGGAAGTAATAAAGAGATTATGAAGCAGGCTTTTGGCAATGCATTTAAAGAATATAAGCATATCTATATCGATTTGCCAGGGTTTGGAAAGAGTGATAATGAAATAGTATTAACTACTTTAGATTATGCAAATATTGTAAAAGAGTTTTTAAATGCAATAAAAATTAATCCTGATGTTGCAGCAGGACACTCTTTTGGAGGCAAAGTTGCAACTCTTTTAAACCCAGACTCCCTTATTTTGCTTTCAAGTGCAGGAATTGTTATGCCAAAACCTTTTAAAATAAGGGCAAAAATTGCATTTTTTAAACTGCTTAAACCGTTTGGAGGGAAGTTTTTAAGAAAGTTTTTTGTTTCACAAGATGCTGCTGGGATGCCTGAACATATGTATAAAACTTTTAAAAATGTTGTGGATGAGGATTTTGAAAAAGTTTTTAGTGAGTTTGTACATTCTGCATTAATTTGCTGGGGAAAAGAAGATAGTGCAACACCACTTACAGCTGGTAAAAAGATATATAATCTTATGCCTAATGCAGATTTTAAAGTTTTTGAAGGAGATCACTACTTCTTTTTAAAACAAAAAAATGAAGTAATCAAAACAATAGAAGAGTTTTTAATAAAAAGGAATAGACAATGA
- a CDS encoding fused DSP-PTPase phosphatase/NAD kinase-like protein has protein sequence MSKKPPVKYETLWDKIKAWFTSMIIEHNFTNIFRLNLHKVNDNLYRSSQPTPWQLKKIVKEKGIKTVINLRGTQPHSPVYMLEKKTCDEIGVKMIDVEIYSRALPDKERLEKLAKAFEEAEYPVLMHCKAGADRTGLAATFYLYYKEGLPLEKIDQLKFIPYGHIKSSNAGIIDYYFEEFAKHKKENPNADIFEWTEKLDRVKMKRCFKEQKESFLSDFLNNVILRRE, from the coding sequence ATGAGTAAAAAGCCACCTGTAAAGTATGAAACGCTTTGGGATAAAATCAAAGCTTGGTTTACCTCAATGATAATTGAGCATAATTTTACCAATATCTTTCGTCTCAATCTTCATAAGGTTAATGACAATCTTTATCGTTCCAGTCAGCCAACTCCGTGGCAGCTAAAAAAGATTGTCAAAGAGAAGGGGATTAAAACAGTTATTAATCTACGTGGTACACAGCCTCATAGTCCAGTCTATATGCTTGAAAAAAAGACATGTGATGAGATTGGTGTAAAGATGATTGATGTTGAAATTTACTCCAGAGCACTTCCAGACAAGGAGCGTCTAGAAAAGCTAGCAAAAGCTTTTGAAGAGGCAGAGTATCCTGTTTTAATGCATTGTAAAGCAGGAGCTGACAGAACTGGACTTGCTGCTACATTTTATCTTTACTATAAAGAAGGATTACCACTAGAAAAGATAGATCAGCTTAAATTTATTCCATATGGCCATATTAAAAGCTCTAATGCCGGAATTATAGATTACTACTTTGAAGAGTTTGCAAAGCATAAAAAAGAGAATCCTAATGCTGATATTTTTGAATGGACTGAAAAGTTGGATAGAGTTAAGATGAAAAGATGTTTCAAAGAGCAAAAAGAGAGTTTTCTTTCTGATTTTCTTAATAATGTTATTCTTAGAAGAGAGTAG